The following proteins are co-located in the Gloeocapsa sp. PCC 7428 genome:
- the mnmE gene encoding tRNA uridine-5-carboxymethylaminomethyl(34) synthesis GTPase MnmE, with protein MTYEGLGTTIAAIATAIVPQQGSVGIVRVSGTESLAIAQALFQAPGRQVWESHRILYGYIRDPQTKQVVDEALLLIMQAPRSYTREDVVEFHCHGGIMAVQQVLQLCLVQGAKLAQPGEFTLRAFLNGRLDLTQAESIADLVGARSPQAAQTALAGLQGKLAHPIRDLRARCLDILAEIEARIDFEEDLPPLDCNEIVSQLAEVLAQVTKILATADRGELLRSGLKVAIVGRPNVGKSSLLNAWSRSDRAIVTDLPGTTRDVVESQLVVGGIPIQVLDTAGIRATEDQVEKIGVERSLTSAAAADLVLLTIDAAAGWTAADAEIYQKVQHRPLILVINKTDLASAEAVNYPDDISYVVTTAAAKNQGIENLEQVILTTVQTGKVHSADTDLAINQRQAAALTRAKASLEQVQTTIKQQLPLDFWTIDLRGAIQALGEITGEEVTESVLDRIFSRFCIGK; from the coding sequence GTGACATACGAGGGATTAGGAACAACGATCGCGGCGATCGCAACTGCTATTGTGCCACAACAAGGCAGTGTGGGAATTGTGCGGGTATCTGGTACGGAAAGCCTGGCGATTGCCCAAGCTTTATTTCAAGCCCCTGGGCGACAAGTTTGGGAATCACACCGTATTCTCTATGGTTATATCCGCGATCCCCAAACAAAACAAGTTGTCGATGAAGCACTTCTACTGATTATGCAAGCACCGCGATCTTATACACGTGAAGACGTTGTAGAGTTTCATTGTCATGGTGGCATAATGGCAGTGCAGCAGGTATTACAGTTGTGTTTAGTACAAGGAGCAAAACTCGCGCAACCTGGAGAATTTACCTTACGCGCCTTTCTCAATGGCAGACTCGACCTAACTCAAGCCGAAAGCATTGCTGATTTAGTCGGAGCGCGATCGCCACAAGCTGCTCAAACTGCGTTAGCTGGGTTGCAAGGCAAACTAGCGCATCCGATTCGCGATTTGCGCGCGAGATGTTTAGATATTCTCGCAGAAATTGAAGCCCGTATTGATTTTGAGGAAGATTTACCGCCGTTGGATTGTAATGAAATAGTATCACAACTTGCAGAAGTTTTAGCACAAGTGACAAAAATATTAGCAACAGCAGATCGCGGTGAATTGTTGCGGAGTGGCTTAAAAGTTGCGATTGTCGGGCGTCCGAATGTGGGAAAATCAAGTTTACTCAATGCGTGGAGTCGCAGCGATCGCGCGATCGTGACCGATTTACCAGGGACAACGCGCGATGTTGTCGAGTCGCAGTTAGTCGTTGGTGGTATTCCAATACAAGTGTTAGACACTGCTGGCATTCGCGCTACGGAAGATCAAGTAGAGAAAATTGGCGTTGAGCGATCGCTTACTAGCGCTGCTGCGGCTGATTTGGTATTGCTGACTATCGATGCGGCTGCGGGTTGGACTGCGGCGGATGCAGAAATTTATCAAAAAGTGCAACATCGTCCGTTGATCTTAGTCATTAATAAAACTGACTTAGCTTCAGCAGAAGCCGTAAACTATCCAGACGATATCAGTTATGTCGTGACAACTGCGGCTGCTAAAAATCAAGGTATTGAAAATTTGGAACAAGTTATTTTAACGACAGTCCAAACCGGAAAAGTTCACTCAGCCGATACCGACTTAGCAATTAATCAGCGTCAAGCCGCTGCACTTACCCGTGCCAAAGCTTCTTTAGAACAAGTACAAACCACAATCAAACAGCAATTACCTTTAGATTTTTGGACGATTGATTTGCGAGGGGCGATTCAAGCTTTAGGAGAAATTACCGGAGAAGAAGTTACCGAATCCGTTCTCGATCGGATTTTTAGTCGGTTTTGTATTGGAAAGTAG